The sequence TATTTTCACGAAAGCCCTTGAAATCTTTTTAGCTCTATCATCATAACTTCCAGCAGAACCTACCCAGAACAATATTTCTGGCTGTTTACCTTCGGCCATAAATGCTTCCATGGTTTTTACATTAAGTTCCTCACTCATAGTTCTAGATTTATTCGTTTACCCAGTTTAAACGATCCATTTGATTATATGGCCATGGTGCACCATTGTTTTCAATATTGGACATCATATTGTTAAGTTCCATGGGGGCTGCCGACTGTTCCATTACTAAAAACCTTCGCATCTCTATAATAATGGATAAGGGGTCTATGCTAACAGGGCAGGCTTCAACACATGCATTGCAGGTAGTACATGCCCATAATTCCTCATGACTAATATAATCTCCCAACAATTGTTTTCCGTCTTCTACAAATTCCCCCTTATTGGCATCCATATTCTTACCAACTTCTTCCAGTCGGTCACGAGTGTCCATCATTATTTTTCTTGGAGAAAGCTTTTTTCCTGTCTGGTTAGCAGGACATTCTGAAGTACATCTGCCGCACTCCGTACAAGTATAGGCATTGAGTAATTGCACCCAGTTTAAATCCATAACATCTGAAGCTCCAAATTTTTCAGGGTCTGGAGCATCTTCAGTAGGGGCTGCAAATGGGTCCGCTGAAGGGTCCATCATCAGTTTTACCTCATTGGTGACCGCTTCTACATTGTTAAACTTACCTTGCGGTGTTAGCTTTCCATAGTATGTATTTGGAAAGGCAAGTAAAATATGTAAGTGTTTGGAATAATACAGATAGTTCAGAAAAGATAATATTCCAATAATATGCAACCACCAAGCCGTACGCTCAACTAGTATCAAATTAGAAATTGACATGCCATCAAATAATGGTGCTATCAGTTGACTCACAGGAAAGGCTCCTGCTTTTGTATAATGAGCGGCATCTAATTGCTGTAATTGAAAATCGGCAGCATTCATTGTTAAAAACAAAAGCATCAGGACCAATTCAATATATAGAATCATGTTGCCATCCTTCTTGGGCCAGCCATCCATTTCTGGTTTTATAAATCGCTTTAGTTTGATGATATTTCTTCTAATCCAGAACACAATAACGGCAACAATGACCAAGAGGGCCAATACCTCAAAAGAACCTATCAAGAAATCGTACAATGCTCCCAAAGGAGCAAATATTCTATGGGTTCCCAATACCCCATCTATGATAATTTCTAAAACTTCAATGTTAATGATTACAAAGCCTACATAAACTATAATATGCATCAACCCCGCAATAGGACGAACAACCATCTTGGTTTGTCCTAACGCAATCCGCGCCATATTCTTCCACCTTTGCGATTTGTTGTCACTTACATCAACATCTTTTCCAAGTTTGATGTTCCTGGATAATTTTTTGACATTTTTAAAAAAAAACCCTATTCCGATAATGAGGACAATGGCAAAAAGTATATTGGGCAAGTACTCCATATATTAATTCTCGTTTTGTGCGGCCGGATCATTTTCTGGAAGCTCGTATTCTTTTTGCTTCTTTCCAAAAACTGAAACATTAACGTACCTTTTTGGGTTAAGCCTAAAATCTTGCAGTAATAAATCTAATTCCTTTGAAGCTGAAGTAAGGTTTTCATACAACTTATCATCTTGAGCAAGCTTACCCAGAGAACCTTCTCCTTTTTCAATTTTTCCTAGTACCTTATTTAGTTTCTCTACGGTTGTTTGAAAACTAGAAACCGTTTCTGCCAAACCAGCATTCGCCAGTGAATCTGAAAGCTTGGAAAAGTTAGCGGTAATATTATCCACATTTTTTAAGGAGTTATCCAATTGTTCTTTATTGTTTTCCAGTAAAACATTCAATTTATCCGCACTTCCTTTAAAAGAATTAACCAAATTATTAAGACCAGCAATACTCTGTCTCAATTCTATCCTGGTCTGATCATCAAGCACATCATTGACATTCATAAGCAACGAATCGGCATGAGAAACCGCACCTTCAACCTTCATCTGTAATGGCGTTAATTTCTCCTGTACCAAAGCGGTAAGCCCTGGTTTAATACTTGATTTAAGGGTATCCCCAGATTTTGCCATAGGTGAATCATCAAAAACTGGATGAATTTGAATCCCTTTTCCTCCTATTATCCCTGTATCATAAATCTCAGCTTGACTATTCTTCGAAAAATCATATCCTTCGTTAATCGAGAATGTAACAACGGATCTAAATTTATTATCACTGAACTTTATACTTGTTACATTACCTACAACAAGACCGTTTATGGAAACTTGGGTTCCTTGTTGTAAACCACCAACGTGGTCGTATACTGCATAAAATGTTTTGTTGTTTTCAAAAAAAGAAGAGGACTTTAGATAACTTAACCCGAAAATCAATGCTAAAATTCCCGCTAGTACTATAATCCCAGTTTTGATTTCCCTGGATAGTTTCAAAAGATTCTGTTTACTGTTCAAACAAAATTAGGAATATTTTTGACAAGGTAGCTACTGTTCTTTGCTCCTATTTTAATGCCTCGGATATTGACACTCTATTTCCGTTCTTATATGCCACTATATAAGCCGTAGTGTATCCTTTGGTTGCCGCCTTTGCCTTAAGAAGCTTTGCATCATCAAAAGAGCTTGCATTTCCGTACATATAGCGATACAAGTTTTTAAAAGGTTCTTTGGATAACTTATCCAACCCTTTAAAGTTTTCGCCCTTAAGAGGAATATTTTTAGCACTTGCCATAAGCTGTACCTTAAAAACTACACCGCTCTTAGCCGGTTTTGAATCGGTTGACGTTTCTTTAACTGGTTTTGTATCAGTTTCTTTAGAAATTGATACAGTGGAAGTTTCAGTACTTGCTGATTGCTCTTTTTTTGTTGTCGTATGGACAGCTCCAGAGCTATCCTCAATCACAATAGGTGTGTCATCTGGGTCATATCCGCTAACAATATCTTTTTTGTAAGCTAAAACAGCCGCTGCAATTGCTTTGCCCATTTCACTTTGTCCTTTCTTGGAGTTTAAATAACTTCCTTCACTTTTATTGGTCAAAAAACCTGTTTCAACAAGAACACTTGGCATGAAAGTTTGATGCAATACTATAAAACCAGCCTGTTTTACTTTTCTATCCTTTCTTTTTAATTTTTTGGTGAAATAATCCTGAAGCTTTTTGCCTAGCATAATACTTTGGTCCAAAAACTCTTCTTGCATAATGGTAAGGCCAATTACAGATTCTGGAGAATTAATGTCATATTCCGCATACCGCTTCTCATAATCATCTTCCAGATAAATTACTGAGTTTTCCTTCTTTGCCACCTCAAAATTTTGCCTATTCACATGAAGTCCAAGAACAAAAGTTCCTGCTCCATGCGCATCTGAACCATGAGAATCACAGTGAACAGATACAAAAAGATCTGCATTTGCCTGATTGGCAATTTCCCCTCTTACAAAAAGGTCAACAAACGTATCATCCTTTCTGGTATAGATAACTTTAATATTTGGGTTTTTTTCTAATTCTTCGCCTGCTTTCAATACAATACCCAATGCAATATTTTTTTCTAGGTATCCATTTCCCAAGTTGCCAGGATCATGGCCGCCATGGCCAGCATCCAAAACAACAATAAACTTATCTTTTAGTTGTACTTCGGTATCATTTTTGGTAAATGAAGCCATGGGAAGTATAAAGAGTAGAACAAAAAAAGCTAGCTGACTTTTATTCATAAGAACTGAGTAATTATAGCGTTCTGAAATGGTTAAAAATATTGTAATCCCCAATCAACAGAACAAAAAATATATGTAAGTTTGATCCCAAAAACTAAGCCAAACTAGCACAAAAATAGGATTTATCACGTTGCAATCAAACAAACATCTTTTAGTTTTCCTTTTTGTACTCCTTGGCGGCACAATAAATCTTCTGGCACAGGAAGACCTTATTACCCCTTTGCCAATAAAGAGAATCAATGATAGCATTACCGCTCCCCTATTACCTCCCAACATATTAAATGACTCTATTTCCACTGATTCAATACAGGCAGATTCCGTTCAAGGGAAGCAGCCTCTATTGCTTGATAAAATTAAGTACAAGGCCAAAGATTACGTGAAACTGAGTCAAAAAGACAATAAAATCTACCTGTATAACGAAGCTGAAATATATTATCAGGATACGGAACTCAAGGCTGGTGTAATTGTGATGGATTACATTAAGAACGAAGTATATGCGGGTAGGTTACAGGATTCTACGGGCACCTATTCCCAGTTGCCCTTTTTTAAACAGGGAACCAATGAGGTAAGACCAGACTCCATTAGATTCAATTTTGACACTCAAAAAGCGTTGATTTGGAATT is a genomic window of Flagellimonas sp. CMM7 containing:
- a CDS encoding (Fe-S)-binding protein, producing MEYLPNILFAIVLIIGIGFFFKNVKKLSRNIKLGKDVDVSDNKSQRWKNMARIALGQTKMVVRPIAGLMHIIVYVGFVIINIEVLEIIIDGVLGTHRIFAPLGALYDFLIGSFEVLALLVIVAVIVFWIRRNIIKLKRFIKPEMDGWPKKDGNMILYIELVLMLLFLTMNAADFQLQQLDAAHYTKAGAFPVSQLIAPLFDGMSISNLILVERTAWWLHIIGILSFLNYLYYSKHLHILLAFPNTYYGKLTPQGKFNNVEAVTNEVKLMMDPSADPFAAPTEDAPDPEKFGASDVMDLNWVQLLNAYTCTECGRCTSECPANQTGKKLSPRKIMMDTRDRLEEVGKNMDANKGEFVEDGKQLLGDYISHEELWACTTCNACVEACPVSIDPLSIIIEMRRFLVMEQSAAPMELNNMMSNIENNGAPWPYNQMDRLNWVNE
- a CDS encoding MlaD family protein, whose protein sequence is MKLSREIKTGIIVLAGILALIFGLSYLKSSSFFENNKTFYAVYDHVGGLQQGTQVSINGLVVGNVTSIKFSDNKFRSVVTFSINEGYDFSKNSQAEIYDTGIIGGKGIQIHPVFDDSPMAKSGDTLKSSIKPGLTALVQEKLTPLQMKVEGAVSHADSLLMNVNDVLDDQTRIELRQSIAGLNNLVNSFKGSADKLNVLLENNKEQLDNSLKNVDNITANFSKLSDSLANAGLAETVSSFQTTVEKLNKVLGKIEKGEGSLGKLAQDDKLYENLTSASKELDLLLQDFRLNPKRYVNVSVFGKKQKEYELPENDPAAQNEN
- a CDS encoding N-acetylmuramoyl-L-alanine amidase, translating into MNKSQLAFFVLLFILPMASFTKNDTEVQLKDKFIVVLDAGHGGHDPGNLGNGYLEKNIALGIVLKAGEELEKNPNIKVIYTRKDDTFVDLFVRGEIANQANADLFVSVHCDSHGSDAHGAGTFVLGLHVNRQNFEVAKKENSVIYLEDDYEKRYAEYDINSPESVIGLTIMQEEFLDQSIMLGKKLQDYFTKKLKRKDRKVKQAGFIVLHQTFMPSVLVETGFLTNKSEGSYLNSKKGQSEMGKAIAAAVLAYKKDIVSGYDPDDTPIVIEDSSGAVHTTTKKEQSASTETSTVSISKETDTKPVKETSTDSKPAKSGVVFKVQLMASAKNIPLKGENFKGLDKLSKEPFKNLYRYMYGNASSFDDAKLLKAKAATKGYTTAYIVAYKNGNRVSISEALK